In Garra rufa chromosome 15, GarRuf1.0, whole genome shotgun sequence, a single genomic region encodes these proteins:
- the LOC141287429 gene encoding macrophage-expressed gene 1 protein-like: MESLYTFLMLFVVVCKSNALIRPSNGLRECRMNSSLTALEVLPGGGWDNLRNIDVGRVMNLSYSQCQTTEDGIYLIPDEVFVIPRKTSGLETHSETIMSWLEQRSSTSGSINADISYPPVLNGKFSEENTRMKTHQVGTNSVTTRVQVRNNLYTVNAYPDFTLDSRFAQQIVEIADAVENNQTRLSTYLSEKLILDYGTHVITSVDAGAILVQEDYIKRSYVSNSETDKSSVSASAGINFFNKVNFNFGSKETQETSDTVTYQQNITYSLVQSHGGALFYQGITLQKWQESTQNNLVAIDRSGVPIHYFLNPSMFPDLPVPTLHKLAFSVQQAAVRYYNINTIPGCVDPNSPNFNFQANVNDKSCKGPVTNLTFGGIYQKCTPFAADGNVICDELAQKNPSTGDYTCHQPYTPSLLHSETVEQGYNQYECHKECHSCWLIFDCCDNVCGNAYYVRRAKIDTYWCSTNQPVPQYSGYLFGGLFGPSLQNPVTKSHDCPPNYFAQTFLTNGMRICLSNDYETGTVSSVPFGGFFSCQSGNPLARDQYRCPPQYSQHLASISDGCQVLYCVQSGEFTGGQLKPIHLPPFTKPPLVNMMATNTVAVMTEGDRAWLRVGETKKWRLAKLGEVTQIAGTFQASSIPRMSGGEKAGVACGVMTFIAVVVAGIVILLKRRRKFSHFRSSRGYDEIHYEGQSGVESQREQQSTNQDPTQPLLA, from the exons ATGGAGTCATTATACACTTTCTTGATGCTCTTCGTCGTTGTCTGTAAGTCTAATGCGCTCATCCGACCCAGTAATGGCCTTCGTGAATGTCGCATGAACTCAAGTTTAACAGCACTAGAGGTGCTCCCAGGTGGAGGCTGGGATAACCTGCGCAACATAGATGTGGGACGGGTGATGAATCTGAGCTATTCCCAATGTCAGACCACAGAGGATGGGATTTATCTCATCCCAGATGAAGTCTTTGTCATTCCACGGAAAACAAGCGGACTGGAAACTCACTCTGAGACCATCATGTCATGGCTGGAACAGAGAAGCTCCACATCAGGATCAATCAATGCAGATATTTCCTACCCTCCAGTGCTAAATGGAAAATTCTCCGAAGAAAACACGCGAATGAAAACACACCAAGTCGGAACGAATTCTGTAACAACACGAGTTCAG GTGCGCAACAATCTGTACACCGTGAATGCATATCCTGACTTTACTCTGGACTCCCGCTTTGCTCAGCAGATTGTAGAAATCGCAGACGCTGTTGAGAACAATCAAACACGCCTATCAACTTATCTATCGGAGAAACTCATACTTGATTATGGTACCCACGTCATCACAAGCGTCGATGCCGGTGCCATTCTGGTGCAAGAGGACTACATAAAAAGGTCTTATGTCTCTAACAGTGAGACAGACAAGTCTTCTGTCTCTGCATCAGCAGGCATTAACTTTTTTAACAAGGTTAACTTTAACTTTGGTAGCAAGGAGACCCAAGAAACCTCAGATACCGTCACTTACCAGCAAAACATTACATATTCTTTAGTTCAGAGCCACGGTGGGGCTTTATTCTACCAAGGAATCACTCTGCAGAAGTGGCAAGAAAGCACACAGAATAACCTTGTGGCTATTGACCGTTCTGGTGTACCAATTCACTATTTCCTCAATCCATCTATGTTTCCTGATCTTCCAGTGCCAACTTTACATAAACTTGCCTTTTCAGTCCAGCAGGCTGCAGTGCGTTACTACAACATAAACACCATTCCAGGATGCGTAGATCCAAATTCCCCAAATTTTAACTTCCAAGCCAATGTAAATGACAAATCTTGCAAGGGCCCAGTCACTAATCTGACCTTTGGTGGCATTTACCAAAAATGCACTCCATTCGCGGCAGATGGAAATGTCATCTGTGATGAGCTTGCACAAAAAAATCCAAGTACAGGCGACTATACGTGCCATCAACCGTACACACCATCTTTGTTACACTCTGAGACAGTAGAGCAGGGTTACAATCAATACGAGTGCCATAAGGAATGTCATTCATGCTGGTTAATTTTTGATTGTTGTGACAATGTATGTGGAAATGCTTACTATGTCCGTCGTGCAAAAATTGACACTTACTGGTGCTCCACAAATCAGCCAGTCCCTCAGTACTCTGGATATCTTTTTGGAGGTCTATTCGGACCATCTTTACAAAACCCAGTAACCAAATCTCATGACTGTCCTCCAAATTACTTTGCACAAACATTTTTGACTAATGGTATGAGGATTTGTCTGAGCAATGACTATGAGACAGGGACAGTATCTTCTGTGCCATTTGGGGGTTTCTTTAGCTGCCAATCTGGCAACCCTCTTGCAAGGGACCAATACCGTTGTCCACCTCAATACAGCCAACACCTTGCTTCCATTAGCGATGGCTGTCAGGTATTGTATTGTGTCCAGTCAGGTGAGTTTACTGGTGGCCAGTTGAAACCTATTCACCTCCCACCATTCACAAAACCACCTCTGGTCAACATGATGGCGACAAACACTGTAGCCGTGATGACAGAAGGTGATCGGGCCTGGCTGAGGGTTGGAGAAACAAAGAAATGGAGACTTGCAAAGCTTGGCGAAGTTACTCAAATAGCCGGAACGTTTCAGGCATCATCTATTCCCCGGATGTCAGGAGGTGAAAAGGCTGGTGTGGCCTGTGGTGTAATGACTTTTATTGCAGTTGTGGTGGCAGGAATTGTCATTTTACTGAAACGGAGAAGGAAATTTTCTCACTTCAGGTCAAGCAGGGGGTATGACGAGATTCACTATGAGGGCCAAAGTGGTGTAGAAAGTCAGAGAGAGCAACAGAGTACAAATCAAGACCCCACTCAACCTCTGTTGGCTTAG
- the LOC141287558 gene encoding macrophage-expressed gene 1 protein-like yields MEALYIFLMLFAIVFETNAHIRPSNGLRDCRVNSTLTAIEVLPGGGWDNLRNIDMGRVMNLSYSQCQTTEDGLYLIPDEVFVIPQKTSGVETYSETIMSWLEQKSSTSGSINADISFPPVLNGKFSEENTRMKTHQVRENSVTTRVQVRNHLYTVNAYPDFTLDSRFAQQIGEIADAIENNQTRQATYLSEKLILDYGTHVITSVDAGAILVQEDYIKESYVANSHSDTYSVSESAGVQFLNKVNFNYGSKDSQQTSETLNYQQSTTYSLVRSHGGALFYQGITLQKWQESTQNNLVAIDRSGLPLHYFLNPSTFPDLPNPTLHKLAFSVQQAALRYYNINTIPGCVDPNSPNFNFQANVNDSSCKGPVTNLTFGGVYQKCTPLSPDGNVICDKFAQKNPDTGDYTCRQPYTASLIHSETVEQGYNKYECHEDCHRFWFIKDCNNICNNNYYVRRAKIDMYWCSTNQKVHEYSGYLFGGLFGPSLQNPVTKSYGCPPNYFAQMFLTNGMRICLSNDYEAGTASSVAFGGLFSCQSGNPLASYQYRCPPQYSQHLAAIIDGCQVLYCVQSGEFTGGQLKPIRLPPFTRPPLVNMIAINTVAVMTEGDRAWLRVGETKKWRLAKPGEFNQMVRMFAASSTQMSGSVKAGVACGVMTFIAVVVAGIVILVKRKSRFSHFRSRRGYEEIHYEGQSGVESQREQQSTNEDPTQPLLP; encoded by the exons ATGGAGGCTTTGTATATTTTTCTAATGCTCTTCGCCATTGTCTTCGAGACTAATGCACACATCCGACCCAGTAATGGCCTTCGTGACTGTCGTGTGAATTCAACTTTAACAGCAATAGAGGTGCTCCCAGGTGGAGGCTGGGATAACCTGCGCAACATAGACATGGGACGGGTGATGAACTTGAGCTATTCCCAATGTCAGACCACAGAAGATGGACTTTATCTCATCCCAGATGAAGTCTTTGTGATTCCACAGAAAACAAGTGGAGTGGAAACTTACTCTGAGACCATCATGTCATGGCTGGAACAGAAAAGCTCTACATCAGGATCAATCAATGCAGACATTTCTTTTCCTCCTGTTCTAAATGGAAAATTCTCTGAAGAAAATACGCGAATGAAAACACATCAAGTGAGAGAGAATTCTGTAACAACACGGGTTCAA GTACGTAATCATCTGTACACAGTGAATGCATATCCTGACTTTACTCTGGACTCCCGCTTTGCTCAGCAGATTGGGGAAATCGCAGATGCTATTGAGAACAATCAGACACGTCAAGCAACTTATCTATCAGAGAAACTCATACTTGATTATGGTACCCACGTAATCACAAGCGTTGATGCCGGTGCCATTTTGGTGCAAGAGGACTACATAAAAGAGTCTTATGTTGCTAACAGTCACTCAGACACATATTCTGTCTCTGAATCAGCAGGTGTTCAATTTTTAAACAAGGTTAATTTTAACTATGGAAGCAAGGATTCCCAGCAAACCTCTGAAACCCTCAATTACCAGCAAAGCACTACATATTCTTTAGTTAGGAGCCATGGTGGCGCTTTATTCTACCAAGGAATCACTCTGCAGAAGTGGCAAGAAAGCACACAAAATAATCTGGTGGCCATCGACCGTTCTGGTCTGCCACTGCATTATTTCCTCAATCCATCAACATTTCCTGATCTGCCAAATCCCACTTTACATAAACTTGCCTTTTCAGTCCAACAGGCTGCATTGCGTTACTACAACATAAACACCATTCCAGGATGCGTAGATCCGAATTCCCCTAATTTTAATTTTCAGGCCAATGTGAACGATTCATCCTGCAAGGGTCCAGTCACCAATCTGACCTTTGGTGGAGTTTATCAAAAATGCACTCCATTGTCGCCAGATGGAAATGTCATCTGTGATAAGTTTGCACAAAAAAATCCAGACACTGGTGACTATACGTGCCGTCAACCATACACTGCTTCTCTGATACACTCAGAGACAGTGGAGCAGGGTTATAATAAATATGAGTGTCATGAGGATTGTCATAGGTTTTGGTTTATAAAAGATTGTAATAACATatgtaataataattactatgtCCGACGTGCAAAAATTGACATGTACTGGTGTTCAACAAATCAGAAAGTCCATGAATATTCTGGTTACCTCTTTGGAGGTCTGTTTGGACCATCTTTGCAAAACCCAGTAACCAAATCTTATGGCTGTCCTCCAAATTACTTTGCACAAATGTTTTTGACTAATGGCATGAGGATTTGTCTGAGCAATGACTATGAGGCAGGAACTGCCTCTTCTGTGGCTTTTGGGGGTCTATTCAGCTGCCAATCCGGCAACCCTCTCGCAAGTTACCAGTACCGTTGTCCACCTCAGTACAGCCAACACCTTGCTGCTATTATAGATGGTTGTCAGGTACTGTATTGTGTCCAGTCAGGTGAGTTTACTGGCGGCCAGTTGAAACCTATTCGCCTTCCACCATTCACAAGACCACCTCTGGTCAACATGATAGCAATAAACACTGTAGCCGTGATGACAGAAGGTGATCGGGCCTGGCTGAGGGTTGGAGAAACAAAAAAATGGAGACTAGCAAAGCCTGGTGAATTCAATCAAATGGTCCGAATGTTTGCTGCGTCATCTACCCAAATGTCAGGAAGTGTAAAGGCTGGTGTGGCCTGTGGTGTAATGACTTTTATCGCAGTTGTGGTGGCAGGAATCGTCATCTTAGTAAAACGAAAAAGCAGATTTTCTCACTTCAGGTCAAGAAGGGGGTATGAAGAGATTCACTATGAGGGCCAAAGTGGTGTAGAAAGTCAGAGAGAGCAACAGAGTACAAATGAAGACCCCACTCAGCCTCTGTTGCCTTAG